From Meles meles chromosome 5, mMelMel3.1 paternal haplotype, whole genome shotgun sequence, one genomic window encodes:
- the LOC123942065 gene encoding putative olfactory receptor 2B8, protein MEQKNGSSFTGFFLLGFSDRSQLELVLFVVLLIFYLFTLLGNTTIIVLAQLDPHLQTPMYFFLSNLSFLDLCYTTSIVPQLLVHLRTADKSISFGGCVAQLFISLGLGSTECILLGVMAFDRYAAICKPLQYTVIMHPRLCALMASASWFIGFANSSMDTVLTFLLPLCGRNKIDHFLCEVPPLLKLACVDTTVNESVLFFVGVIILLIPVTLIIVSYGRIVRAVLRIKSSAGQRKAFGTCGSHITVVSLFYGTAIYAYLQPSNNYSQDQGKFVSLFYTIVTPMVNPVLYTLRNKDVTGAMKKVFCRGQDSR, encoded by the coding sequence ATGGAACAGAAAAATGGCAGTTCTTTCACTGGGTTTTTCCTACTGGGGTTCTCTGACCGGTCTCAACTGGAGCTAGTCCTCTTTGTGGTCCTCCTGATCTTCTATCTGTTCACTTTGCTGGGAAACACCACCATCATTGTCTTGGCCCAACTGGACCCACATCTTCAGactcccatgtactttttcctctccaATCTAAGCTTTCTGGACTTGTGTTACACGACAAGCATTGTCCCACAGCTCCTGGTTCATCTCAGGACAGCAGACAAGTCTATCTCCTTTGGTGGCTGTGTGGCTCAGCTCTTCATCTCTTTAGGGTTGGGATCCACAGAATGCATTCTCTTAGGGGTTATGGCATTTGACCGCtatgcagccatctgcaagcccctGCAGTACACTGTGATCATGCACCCCCGTCTCTGTGCCCTCATGGCTTCTGCATCATGGTTCATTGGTTTTGCCAACTCCTCAATGGACACAGTGCTCACATTCCTTTTACCACTTTGTGGGAGAAACAAAATAGACCACTTCCTTTGTGAGGTCCCCCCACTGCTGAAGCTTGCCTGTGTTGACACCACTGTGAATGAGTCTGTGCTCTTCTTCGTCGGTGTGATCATTCTCCTCATACCTGTGACATTAATCATAGTCTCCTATGGTCGGATTGTCAGGGCGGTCTTAAGAATAAAGTCATCTGCAGGGCAGAGGAAAGCGTTTGGCACATGTGGGTCCCACATCACAGTGGTCTCCCTGTTCTATGGCACGGCTATCTATGCTTACCTCCAGCCCAGCAACAACTACTCCCAGGATCAGGGcaagtttgtttctctcttctaCACTATCGTCACACCCATGGTCAACCCCGTCTTATATACACTGCGGAACAAGGATGTGACAGGAGCAATGAAGAAGGTGTTTTGCAGGGGCCAGGACTCCAGATGA